The DNA window TATTCATAACTTCGGGTATACGGGCTCTTCTTCTTACACCTCGTTCGTAGTTACCGAGATTATCTTGGAACGGTTCTAGTGGTAGATTTGCTCGTCGCGTATTGTGcatacataaaaatcaaaatccctacacaaacaaaaacaagaaaaccgagtgtaaaccacgaaagacaattaataaacaataaaaccaaaaatagaaaataacgctaactcgaccgaatttcaaaatactttcaatcaattaaacgcaaccttgtccccggcaacggcgccaaaaacttgttagaGAATTTTCACTCGCTAACTcgtagtactcgataagtcgaggtcgaacccacaaggacaagaggtttaaagtgaacgaacacggattttaaaattcaattcggaaaacAACAAGTAAATTGATTTGAAGTAATAACTACGGaacttttaaaatcaataaaatcaacaattaacTACTAAGCAAGCAATTAAATCGttacttaaattaaacaattaactagGCAATCGCTAATTAACACAAGATTTAATCAATAGAGAGAAACGCTTAGAGGTTGCTAATTAGGGTTGAAACGTTCTAGCTAACCGGGGTTGATTTAGTATttggttcgggtcaagtttttctaaaatgcctaatccgctctctcgagtccgtaATTAGAgctaattgtaatttaattaatacaccgaaatctaaatcgccctcgcgtaattagatttcgattataTCAATTGAATCCAATCGCGAAGCTAACCTATAACCAATTAAGtcctaaaccgctctcgcgtgattaagcccTAATTAAATGATTTGCTAATTTCGGGTTATTAaatgactctcgcctaattaactaCCCTTTTAACCTAGGactaggagatcaatctatctTAGGCATAAAGCACACAAATCACTACAAACCCTTATACCCAAACAAACCCTAATCAACTAATCACAATCAACCTTcattaacaacccctaaacaaggggtttagctactaatcacaaacatactaacaataactaataagtaagaaataagaataaacatagtgtagagattaattaccttgtaataattgaagacccaaagcataaaagagataatgaagaacaataataaggaaccaataatcttctattaataataataatcttcaatccataacaaaaactcaaaatatCACTAAAAACAAGTGTAATTCAAAAAGCTGAGAATAGTAAGtgaaatgggggctacaaatctaaaaatgagTGCATaccctaaaaatagaaaagaatggatccttttatagttcaaggataaaaagggaataaaaatacactatatgaCAAGTCTAAATGAGGTAGCCAATCAAAATAGATCACACAATTGTCCACATGTGCCTTTTTAGCTCCAAATCACGTATCTTCATTAATGAGCTGTGTCTATCGAAATGAAATGGTTTCTATAGAAACAGGCTTAGGTGAAAAGCTCACTGGATGCATTTCTGACATGGTTTATGAGGAGATCTCGATAGAAACCaatctgtctcgatcgagacagacgTTTTTGAGGAGGTTTCTGAGGAAGTTTCGATAGAAACAAGCTCTGACTTGATCACTTCTGCTTCCTCTAATCTTGATTGCTCCAATTACGCTCCAAATTGCCCGATTCTCGCCAATATGTACCTGAAACACTTCGACATGAAAATGAGCAATAAAACCACTTAAATGGACACTAATCATGGCATAATTACATCAAAATAGACCTACATAATAGGTGTAATTCTACACCTATCAAGCAACCCAGTAAGTTGGGATATACGTATGGCTCGGTCAAGCTCTTAACAAGGAATGAGGCCGAATTTGCGGGAAGGGCCAATCACCCGGGGGCAAGCTCTTCGAACCCTCCAGGCGAATCCAGACCACAAGGTGCCTCTACTGGAGCCAACGCCCAAGAGCCCAATATGGCCGAACGATCATCTTCAGAAGGGGGCGAtccaaatatatataatcaagGGCAACTTGtggacatgttagagagactcggAGTGGACCTGAGACCGATGCCTCGCCCATCATACATGAAGCCATATCCGGACTGGATTGATAAGTTGTACCCTTTCCCAAGGGGATACAAGGAGCCCGAGTTTAGTTTGTTTTCGGGCGAGGAAAAGGGACAATCGACGGTTGAGCATGTCGCCCGATTCTCAGCCCAATGTGGAGAAGCTGCGGCACACGATTTTTGGAAACTCTGATTGTTCGCCAGTTCTCTAACAAAGATGGCGTTCACGTGGTACTCCAGGTTATCACCAAATTCAGTCGATACATGGAAAGATctcgaaatcctcttccatgagGAGTTGTACAGAGCACCACCCGACGTCACCTTGGCCGACCTAGCCCGAATCTCTCAGCTACCGAACAAATCGACTGAGAAGTATATAGGCCGATTCAGGAACCTTAGAACAAGGTGTTCCACTAAGATGTTTGAGGCCGATTGTGTCCCAATGGTAGTAAGAGGAATGAGCTTCACCATGAGGGAGCATTTTGAAGGTCATCGATTCCGTGACTTGTTCGAATTGACAAACAGAGTGACGAGTTATGAAAGACTTCTTCAAGAGAAGGAACAGAGGCGAGGCGCTTCTAAAGGAACTTACTACAAGGACCAGCTGGATGTGGCCGTAATTTCGGACAGTGAAGATAGTGGCTCcgaagatgaagtcaacatggccgaatttttgggaacTAAGCCCCTGGAGtgttcggccttgcgaaagcctggctttgttaagaaaaacaaaaccgCGGTGGTACAGAAGGAATATTCCTTCGATCTAACCAAAGCCGACGACATATTTGATGCCTTGTTTAAGGATGGACAAATCGCCCTGAGCGAGGGTCACGTAATCCCGCCGCCAAAAGAGCTGGTCGGAAAGGATTATTGTAAGTACCATAATTCTTGGAGACACAGCACGAACAATTGTGTGAACTTCAGAAACGTGATCTAGAAGGCGATCAACGAGGGGAAACTTCTGTTTCCAAcaaagaaagaggccgatgcAAAGTATGTTTCTATTAACACTGTTCGGCCTCACTTTGACAGTTTCCTGGAGCAGGGACAAATCCGGAGCAAGTGGAACCCAAGAAGACCTAAGCCCAGGATGGAGGCCGATGGTTCCAAATGGCGAGGAGAACAAGGGCGACCTCAGCAGCAGAAGAGAAAACGCCATGTCTCGCCCACAACAGAGGTAACTTGCCCGTCATGCAGTACTTGTTTCGAAGCCAAACAGGCCGAAAGAGTAAGGGAACATCCCAAAACATTCAAGACAAAATCGCCCACGGAACAGTGGCAGAAGCATCGGCCGCAGCAGGGGTCTAAGACGACTGTGTTCAAACGGATTTTTCGGCCAACGGAGGCGACCCCTCGTATGAAGAAAACCCAaaagaggcgaatgcaaaggTTAAGACAGGAATCGAGGGCAAATCATGATGCAAGATTGGCTCCTAAAGACGAGCAAGGGAATAGAACTATAATTGAAAGGTTGGGAGGCAAGGGCCGGACCGATACGAACACCGAGCCACATGAGCAGCAAACCCCCAAGGTCAGAAAGAAATGGGTCCCAAAGCAAGTAAGCCGAACA is part of the Mercurialis annua linkage group LG3, ddMerAnnu1.2, whole genome shotgun sequence genome and encodes:
- the LOC126672393 gene encoding uncharacterized protein LOC126672393, which encodes MAFTWYSRLSPNSVDTWKDLEILFHEELYRAPPDVTLADLARISQLPNKSTEKYIGRFRNLRTRCSTKMFEADCVPMVVRGMSFTMREHFEGHRFRDLFELTNRVTSYERLLQEKEQRRGASKGTYYKDQLDVAVISDSEDSGSEDEVNMAEFLGTKPLECSALRKPGFVKKNKTAVVQKEYSFDLTKADDIFDALFKDGQIALSEGHVIPPPKELVGKDYCKYHNSWRHSTNNCVNFRNVI